From a region of the Pelagicoccus enzymogenes genome:
- the recR gene encoding recombination mediator RecR has translation MTPAFEALQKELKRLPGVGFRSAERMAIHLLLEKPEAAKRLSDAILSASERVRSCSTCGNVCEEERCSICEDVRREESGSLCVVEHVSDLMAIEKSGAYRGRYHVLHGKLSPINGVGPESLNLSGIAKRVKDEGVTEVILALPNDVEGEATCHYLTELVESDSVEVSRIGFGLPSGASVLYADSGTLKSALDARKRY, from the coding sequence ATGACTCCCGCATTCGAAGCGCTGCAAAAGGAGCTCAAGCGCTTGCCGGGGGTGGGCTTCCGATCCGCCGAGCGGATGGCGATCCACCTCCTGCTAGAAAAGCCGGAAGCCGCGAAGCGACTCAGCGACGCGATTTTGAGCGCCAGCGAGCGCGTGCGCAGCTGCTCCACTTGCGGGAACGTTTGCGAGGAGGAGCGTTGTTCTATTTGCGAGGACGTGCGCCGAGAGGAGAGCGGATCGCTTTGCGTGGTCGAGCACGTCAGCGACTTGATGGCGATCGAGAAGTCGGGCGCCTATCGAGGTCGCTATCATGTTTTGCATGGGAAGCTGTCGCCGATCAATGGAGTGGGGCCGGAAAGCTTGAATTTGTCCGGGATTGCCAAGCGGGTGAAGGACGAGGGTGTGACCGAGGTGATACTCGCTCTGCCGAACGACGTGGAAGGCGAGGCCACTTGTCATTACCTGACGGAATTGGTGGAAAGCGATTCGGTGGAGGTTTCTCGAATCGGGTTTGGACTGCCGAGCGGGGCTTCCGTGTTGTATGCAGATTCTGGAACATTGAAAAGTGCGCTTGACGCTCGCAAACGCTACTGA
- a CDS encoding dihydrolipoyl dehydrogenase family protein, with protein sequence MKTYDFIAIGGGSGGFNAARVARGFSDSVAVIDGADELGGLCILRGCMPSKTLIYSAEVLHLAQNAKKFGLDIPSAKVDMPALHQRKVETIKEFSDYRVDSMRSRKYDLYRSYAKFIDRNTIELSDGTRLQGKKFIIATGSTVSVPSIPGLDHKEIWTSDQVLDLDFLPESVIVLGGGVVACELAQFLNRVGSKVTQIQRSSHILKDQAADVSETVEKAFRDEGMDLYTGTSLKRIEKTDTGFKAVFDHEGFEKSVTAQYVVNALGRSPNTANLGLEAAGIELLPNGQIKTDAHQLTTNPDVYAAGDCAGPFEIVHTAVLQGEYAARHAFQKPSSVFGPLNYDHMLDVVFTDPQVARVGLTEKTLKERGIDYIAADYPFDDHGKSILMEAKYGFVRLFGEKPTGRILGAEIVSKDAGELIHALSVAVSNNLTAADLLKTHWYHPTLAEIISYPLEDIIDEL encoded by the coding sequence ATGAAAACCTACGACTTTATCGCAATTGGGGGCGGCTCCGGCGGCTTCAACGCCGCCCGCGTCGCTCGCGGCTTCTCGGACAGCGTCGCCGTCATCGACGGCGCCGACGAACTCGGCGGACTCTGCATACTCCGCGGCTGCATGCCATCCAAGACGCTCATCTACTCCGCGGAAGTTTTGCACCTCGCCCAAAACGCCAAGAAGTTCGGCCTCGACATCCCCTCAGCGAAAGTCGACATGCCTGCCTTGCACCAACGCAAGGTGGAAACCATCAAAGAGTTTTCCGACTACCGCGTGGATTCTATGCGGAGCCGAAAGTACGACCTCTATCGCTCCTACGCAAAGTTCATAGATCGCAATACCATCGAACTATCCGACGGCACTCGGCTCCAAGGAAAAAAGTTCATTATCGCCACCGGATCTACTGTATCCGTGCCTTCGATACCCGGACTCGACCACAAAGAAATCTGGACTAGCGACCAAGTTCTCGACCTCGATTTCCTGCCCGAATCCGTCATCGTGCTCGGAGGCGGTGTCGTAGCATGCGAACTCGCCCAATTCCTCAATCGAGTCGGCAGCAAAGTCACCCAAATCCAACGCAGCAGCCACATCCTCAAAGACCAGGCAGCTGACGTATCCGAAACTGTCGAGAAAGCATTCCGCGATGAAGGCATGGACCTCTACACTGGCACCTCCCTCAAACGTATCGAAAAAACGGACACCGGATTCAAGGCAGTCTTCGACCACGAAGGCTTCGAAAAGTCAGTCACCGCCCAGTATGTCGTAAACGCTCTCGGACGCAGTCCCAACACCGCAAACCTTGGGCTCGAAGCCGCGGGAATCGAGCTGCTTCCCAACGGCCAGATCAAAACCGACGCGCACCAGCTCACCACCAACCCCGACGTCTACGCCGCGGGTGACTGCGCCGGCCCCTTCGAGATCGTTCACACCGCCGTGCTCCAAGGCGAATACGCAGCCCGCCACGCGTTCCAAAAGCCAAGCAGCGTTTTCGGCCCCCTCAACTACGACCATATGCTCGACGTGGTCTTCACCGACCCACAAGTGGCCCGCGTCGGCCTCACGGAAAAAACGCTCAAAGAACGCGGCATCGACTACATCGCCGCCGACTATCCCTTTGACGACCACGGCAAGTCCATCCTCATGGAAGCCAAGTACGGCTTCGTTCGCCTCTTCGGCGAAAAGCCAACGGGTCGCATTCTCGGAGCCGAAATCGTATCCAAAGACGCCGGCGAACTCATCCACGCCCTCTCCGTCGCCGTCTCCAACAATCTGACAGCGGCCGACCTCCTGAAGACGCATTGGTACCACCCAACGCTCGCAGAGATTATCAGCTATCCGCTCGAGGACATCATTGACGAACTGTAG
- a CDS encoding YbaB/EbfC family nucleoid-associated protein has product MAGVGKLMKQAAKMQKKIEALQEELANKELEISSGGGAVVITINGQSEFKSLKVDPELLKEEASLVEETLLEAIKEAASKAKAYNEEEMSKATQGFSMPGLM; this is encoded by the coding sequence ATGGCTGGAGTTGGAAAATTGATGAAGCAAGCCGCCAAGATGCAAAAGAAGATCGAGGCCTTGCAGGAGGAGCTTGCGAATAAGGAGCTCGAAATCTCCAGCGGGGGCGGCGCCGTCGTGATCACCATCAACGGGCAGAGCGAATTCAAGTCGCTCAAGGTCGATCCGGAGCTTCTTAAGGAAGAGGCCAGCTTGGTGGAGGAAACCCTTTTGGAAGCGATCAAGGAAGCGGCTTCCAAGGCGAAGGCCTACAACGAAGAGGAGATGTCGAAAGCGACTCAAGGGTTCAGCATGCCTGGCCTCATGTAG
- a CDS encoding Hpt domain-containing protein: protein MLPDVSNEVVYDKATVDELLLREKDGRPLLRRLFEIYLEETPRLLEELEAAVAAKNEEEVYDVVHQMKGSAAALGARKLFRLTEVALSLCKDGEILKVDDLVERIEDESDAYIRDVSQILNQA, encoded by the coding sequence ATGTTACCAGATGTTTCTAACGAAGTTGTATACGACAAGGCGACGGTCGATGAGCTGTTGCTGAGAGAAAAGGACGGCCGTCCGCTGTTGCGGCGATTGTTTGAAATCTACCTAGAGGAGACTCCGCGGCTCCTGGAGGAGCTCGAAGCTGCGGTGGCTGCAAAGAACGAAGAAGAGGTGTACGATGTCGTCCACCAAATGAAAGGCTCCGCGGCGGCTTTGGGGGCTCGAAAACTCTTTCGCTTGACCGAGGTGGCACTATCTCTCTGCAAGGACGGCGAGATATTGAAGGTCGATGACTTGGTCGAGCGCATCGAGGACGAGTCGGACGCTTACATCCGGGACGTGTCGCAGATTTTGAACCAGGCCTAG
- a CDS encoding NAD-dependent epimerase/dehydratase family protein produces MKELKGKRLLILGCGYLGKILVAEALERGMRVLAVSRNVDTLSEVGAKGAETFCGMVDAELWHEAAGEDVDFVVNCVSSAGGGLAGYRQSYIGGNESLSKWASKVGFSGRALYTSSVSVYGDADGGWVDESEAPEPANERGRLVRESERVFLQGLERAEAAVLRLAGLYGPGRHLMLDRLRSGERELPGWGDYYLNLVRIEDVAAAVWHCWEAEEGICGTFTVVDDEPALKQDIATWIAFQVGNPPPVFTGKIDSSGRASRRLGEGGRPANRRIRNAALKEATGWKPRFASFRDGFSELLDEG; encoded by the coding sequence ATGAAGGAATTGAAGGGAAAGCGGTTATTGATCCTAGGCTGTGGTTACTTAGGCAAGATTTTGGTTGCGGAGGCGCTGGAGCGGGGGATGCGGGTATTGGCTGTATCTCGAAATGTGGATACGCTTTCTGAAGTAGGAGCCAAGGGGGCGGAGACGTTTTGTGGAATGGTTGACGCTGAGCTCTGGCATGAGGCAGCGGGCGAAGATGTTGATTTTGTGGTAAACTGCGTGAGTTCGGCGGGAGGTGGCTTGGCAGGCTACCGTCAGTCTTACATAGGCGGTAACGAGTCGCTTAGCAAGTGGGCGAGCAAGGTCGGCTTCAGCGGGCGGGCGCTCTACACGAGCAGCGTGAGCGTTTACGGAGATGCGGACGGGGGCTGGGTGGACGAGTCCGAGGCCCCCGAGCCGGCGAACGAGAGAGGGCGCTTGGTTCGCGAGTCCGAGCGGGTGTTTTTGCAGGGACTGGAAAGGGCGGAAGCCGCGGTCTTGCGTCTGGCTGGACTCTATGGTCCGGGGCGACATTTGATGCTGGATCGGCTGCGATCGGGCGAGCGGGAGCTTCCGGGGTGGGGCGACTACTATTTGAACTTGGTTCGCATCGAAGATGTCGCAGCGGCCGTTTGGCATTGTTGGGAGGCTGAAGAGGGAATTTGCGGGACGTTTACGGTGGTGGACGACGAACCTGCTTTGAAGCAGGACATTGCGACTTGGATTGCCTTCCAGGTGGGGAATCCGCCTCCGGTTTTCACGGGAAAAATCGATTCGAGCGGTCGCGCTTCACGTCGCTTGGGGGAAGGTGGGCGTCCTGCGAACCGTCGCATTCGAAACGCGGCCTTGAAGGAGGCTACTGGTTGGAAGCCGCGGTTCGCCAGTTTTCGCGATGGCTTTAGCGAGCTGCTGGACGAGGGATAG
- a CDS encoding DJ-1 family glyoxalase III, with protein MPNNRPHALVIVFDGIEEIEALTPVDILRRAEVDVTVASVDGSPSVTGRNQITFSADTSLSLASKQTFDLVILPGGPGVLDLAEDQNVRDVLVGQDKAGRELAAICAAPKILAQHGILDERDATSHISVRDTLPRASNAAVVVDQHLTTSQGLGTAVEFSLTLVEKLRGKTAAQEIAASIHYTASN; from the coding sequence ATGCCCAACAATCGACCACACGCCCTCGTCATCGTATTCGACGGTATCGAGGAGATCGAGGCCCTCACCCCTGTCGATATCCTGCGCCGCGCCGAGGTGGACGTTACCGTCGCCAGCGTGGACGGCAGTCCCAGCGTCACGGGGCGAAACCAAATCACCTTTTCAGCGGACACTTCCCTTTCACTGGCGAGCAAGCAAACCTTCGACCTGGTGATCCTCCCCGGAGGCCCCGGCGTTTTGGACCTTGCGGAGGACCAGAATGTACGCGATGTGCTCGTCGGCCAAGACAAGGCCGGCAGGGAACTCGCCGCTATCTGCGCCGCGCCGAAAATATTGGCCCAGCACGGCATCCTCGACGAGCGAGATGCCACATCCCACATCTCCGTCCGCGACACTCTACCACGCGCCTCGAACGCAGCCGTCGTCGTCGACCAGCACCTCACCACCTCCCAAGGGCTCGGCACCGCAGTCGAATTCTCCCTTACGCTCGTTGAAAAGCTCAGGGGCAAAACCGCGGCTCAAGAGATCGCTGCATCCATTCACTACACAGCTTCAAACTAA
- a CDS encoding SDR family NAD(P)-dependent oxidoreductase, with the protein MRTIIITGVSKGLGQALSKVLENEQTKLVGFGRTQGEFSGTFHTCDFTKPQLAASIFQKALADEPLEDSESIVFIANAGRLGLLQPAQNLDPFEIEETIAANLTQSALAASAFLKRVESLPVPKAFLQISSGAALPDRAKASWSLYCATKAGQEQLVRTIAKEQENAPHPTVFANINPGVMETAMQEQIRKTSPSHFPEVERFIKLKEEGRIPTPDTIAQKIADLIEKPESLENGKTYNLSM; encoded by the coding sequence ATGCGCACTATCATCATCACCGGAGTATCCAAAGGCCTAGGACAAGCGCTTTCCAAGGTCCTAGAAAACGAACAAACAAAGCTCGTAGGATTTGGTCGTACGCAAGGTGAATTCTCTGGCACCTTCCACACCTGCGACTTCACCAAACCACAACTCGCCGCCAGCATCTTTCAAAAAGCCTTGGCGGACGAACCACTCGAAGACTCGGAAAGCATCGTATTCATCGCGAACGCGGGGCGACTCGGCTTGTTGCAACCAGCTCAAAACCTCGACCCCTTCGAGATCGAAGAAACCATCGCTGCCAACCTGACCCAATCCGCACTCGCGGCTTCCGCCTTCCTCAAACGGGTGGAATCCTTGCCGGTTCCCAAAGCGTTTCTGCAAATCTCCTCCGGAGCCGCACTCCCAGATAGAGCCAAAGCAAGCTGGTCCCTGTATTGCGCAACCAAAGCCGGACAGGAGCAACTGGTCCGCACCATCGCCAAGGAGCAAGAAAACGCGCCCCACCCAACCGTCTTCGCCAACATCAATCCTGGCGTGATGGAAACCGCCATGCAGGAACAGATTCGTAAAACCTCCCCCAGCCACTTTCCGGAGGTCGAACGATTTATCAAGCTGAAGGAAGAAGGACGTATCCCCACTCCGGATACGATCGCTCAAAAAATTGCTGACCTAATAGAAAAACCTGAATCCCTCGAAAACGGAAAAACTTACAATCTCTCCATGTAG
- a CDS encoding response regulator translates to MKVVLIEDQILFRELTESIVRTDFGLEVVGQFDDGEEGLQACLDLQPDLVILDLKIKKLGGLTVFNRIKDRTPECKVILVSAHFTPEIVKNTVERGVNGLVTKNSSIESLKDAIGQILKGAVYYSPEAYKLLRQPITNKDYNDSLKMLTPRETDVLQMVGEGYSSKEIARSFNLSVRTIDAHRSNIMRKLNLRGATDMTRLAVKLKLVSQD, encoded by the coding sequence ATGAAAGTCGTACTCATCGAAGACCAAATACTCTTTAGAGAACTCACAGAATCAATCGTCCGGACCGACTTCGGGCTGGAAGTGGTCGGTCAATTCGACGACGGCGAGGAAGGCTTGCAAGCTTGCCTCGACCTGCAACCGGATCTCGTTATCCTCGACCTCAAGATCAAGAAGCTCGGCGGCCTCACCGTATTCAACCGCATCAAGGACCGCACCCCCGAATGTAAGGTCATCCTCGTTTCCGCCCACTTCACTCCGGAAATCGTCAAGAACACCGTCGAGCGCGGCGTCAACGGCCTCGTCACCAAAAACAGCTCCATCGAGAGCCTCAAGGACGCCATCGGCCAAATCCTCAAGGGTGCCGTCTACTACTCTCCCGAAGCCTACAAGCTGCTCCGCCAGCCCATCACCAACAAGGACTACAACGACAGCCTCAAGATGCTCACGCCTCGCGAGACCGACGTCCTGCAAATGGTGGGAGAGGGCTACAGCTCCAAGGAAATCGCTCGCTCCTTCAACCTCAGCGTTCGCACTATCGACGCCCATCGTTCAAACATCATGCGCAAGCTAAACCTGCGCGGGGCGACGGACATGACACGACTGGCAGTGAAGCTGAAGCTTGTCAGCCAAGACTAG